From a single Kwoniella shandongensis chromosome 9, complete sequence genomic region:
- a CDS encoding ubiquitin-conjugating enzyme E2 2: MSTAAKRRLIRDFKRLASDPPIGISGSPNPDNIMIWNAVIFGPPDTPFEDGSFRLTLTFSDSYPNKPPTVRFVSKMFHPNIYANGELCLDILQNRWSPTYDVAAILTSVQSLLNDPNPASPANVDAAQLFKENSKEYERRVKQTVELSWLDNPEEIEQAEPEASSTAQAVTA, translated from the exons ATG TCCACAGCAGCCAAACGACGTCTAATTCGAGATTTCAAGCGACTCGCCTCGGACCCTCCTATAGGGATATCGGGCAGTCCTAATCCCGATAACATCATGATTTGGAACGCGGTGATCTTTGGCCCTC CCGACACACCATTCGAAGACGGATCTTTCcgactcacactcacattctcCGATTCATACCCCAACAAACCCCCAACGGTCCGATTCGTATCCAAGATGTTCCATCCCAACATCTACGCCAATGGAGAGCTCTGTTTGGATATATTGCAGAATCGTTGGAGTCCGACATATGATGTTGCTGCGATCTTGACGAGTGTGCAGAGTCTGTTGAACGATCCTAATcctgcgag TCCCGCAAACGTAGATGCTGCTCAGCTGTTCAAGGAGAATTCAAAGGAGTACGAGCGACGAGTCAAG CAAACCGTCGAACTTTCATGGCTTGATAATCCAGAAGAGATCGAGCAAGCTGAACCGGAAGCGTCATCGACCGCTCAGGCTGTCACCGCGTGA